A region from the Ichthyobacterium seriolicida genome encodes:
- the rpsF gene encoding 30S ribosomal protein S6: protein MKCYETVFIYNPVLSDVQVDESVRQYKSYLESRGAEIISIEKWGLKKLAYQIQNKKTGFYNLIQFQGEGDLVSDLELEFRRNEHIMRFLTVSLDKHALDYAEQRRNKLKSVTENKQ, encoded by the coding sequence TTATGAAACTGTTTTCATTTATAATCCCGTTTTATCTGATGTTCAGGTTGATGAATCTGTTCGTCAATACAAGAGTTATTTAGAATCTCGTGGAGCTGAGATAATCTCTATAGAAAAATGGGGATTGAAAAAGTTAGCCTATCAAATACAGAATAAAAAGACGGGTTTTTATAATTTGATACAATTTCAAGGAGAAGGAGATTTAGTTTCGGATCTTGAATTGGAGTTTAGAAGAAACGAGCACATTATGCGTTTTTTGACCGTCTCTTTAGATAAGCACGCTTTGGATTATGCAGAGCAAAGAAGAAATAAATTAAAGTCTGTTACTGAAAACAAACAATAA